A stretch of the Halomonas sp. BDJS001 genome encodes the following:
- a CDS encoding hydroxymethylglutaryl-CoA lyase, which translates to MTPLSPPSSIELVEVAPRDGFQSIRDILPTADKQRCIQAILDAGVTRLEIGSFVSPKAIPQMADTGKLVKAFADRPGVRFSALVPNLKGAELALEHGIREIVYVVSVSESHNQSNVRRSTAESLQELYQVIERMRRAEGSRLRLDLGTSFDCPFEGTISWQQVDRILSSALELIAALPLEVALCDTTGRATPYQVADYFTQLRERHASAGVDWAFHGHNTFGMGVANALFAISHGATAVDTACAGLGGCPFAPGATGNTATEDLLYALQGGGVTTGIDLPKLLEAADMIAALPSGQTASHLRQVPRERVN; encoded by the coding sequence ATGACGCCCCTATCGCCGCCATCCAGTATTGAGCTTGTCGAGGTTGCACCACGAGACGGTTTTCAATCGATACGCGACATACTGCCCACTGCCGATAAGCAGCGCTGTATCCAGGCAATACTAGATGCAGGCGTCACTCGCTTGGAGATTGGCTCTTTCGTAAGCCCCAAGGCCATTCCCCAAATGGCCGATACCGGCAAGTTAGTAAAGGCGTTTGCTGACCGGCCAGGTGTACGTTTTTCTGCCCTAGTGCCCAACCTCAAGGGTGCAGAACTAGCGTTGGAGCACGGCATTCGCGAAATCGTCTATGTCGTATCGGTATCGGAATCCCACAACCAAAGTAATGTGCGTCGCAGCACCGCCGAGTCACTTCAAGAACTATACCAGGTGATTGAGCGTATGCGCCGCGCCGAGGGTAGCCGACTGCGCCTTGACCTTGGCACCAGCTTCGACTGTCCCTTCGAAGGCACCATTAGCTGGCAACAAGTTGATCGTATTCTCAGCAGCGCACTTGAGCTTATTGCGGCCTTGCCCCTAGAGGTAGCGCTTTGTGACACGACCGGACGAGCCACACCCTACCAGGTAGCCGACTATTTCACGCAATTGCGCGAACGGCATGCCAGCGCAGGAGTGGACTGGGCCTTCCACGGCCATAATACGTTTGGCATGGGGGTAGCGAATGCCCTTTTCGCCATAAGTCATGGCGCCACAGCAGTCGACACCGCTTGCGCAGGACTTGGTGGATGCCCATTCGCGCCGGGCGCCACGGGTAACACCGCCACTGAGGATCTGTTATATGCCCTACAGGGCGGTGGAGTCACTACCGGTATTGACCTACCGAAACTGCTAGAAGCGGCTGATATGATTGCCGCCCTGCCTAGTGGCCAAACGGCTAGCCATCTGCGTCAGGTTCCTAGGGAACGAGTGAACTGA